A genome region from Cutaneotrichosporon cavernicola HIS019 DNA, chromosome: 5 includes the following:
- the MA20_39405 gene encoding uncharacterized protein (protein conserved in bacteria), with amino-acid sequence MLELRPNCESCDTDLPPESTDAWICTFECTWCTSCATGKLAHKCPNCGGNLQPRPIRPADKLARFPASTKRVLKDAA; translated from the coding sequence atgctcgagctgcgcccCAACTGCGAGTCCTGCGACACCGACCTTCCCCCCGAGTCTACCGACGCGTGGATCTGCACGTTCGAATGCACGTGGTGCACGTCCTGCGCAACCGGCAAGCTTGCGCACAAGTGCCCCAACTGTGGTGGCAACCTCCAGCCCAGGCCCATCCGCCCCGCCGACAAGCTTGCGCGCTTCCCGGCCTCGACGAAGAGggtgctcaaggacgcggcCTAA